In a single window of the candidate division WWE3 bacterium genome:
- a CDS encoding GNAT family protein, with protein MFGPKLSIHGASHLIQLRPCRKTEMGVVADYMSNPIVQRFTLQIGGFTESDEMDWFERNRIDRTSYIWAITIDDNDELVGITSLGEVNHYQSCKSGIIIFRTDLWHQGIASGAHILRTGFAAYTLNRATIATEVKEPNIPSRKALERVGYMVTGRHLRTVRVDGAFADRLELSWLNPNWINVLYPEGLPDVYREGVEKAKLTLQKYEEAIKAK; from the coding sequence ATGTTCGGTCCAAAATTGAGTATTCATGGCGCTAGTCACTTAATTCAACTACGACCGTGTCGCAAAACAGAAATGGGTGTCGTGGCAGATTATATGAGTAATCCAATCGTACAGCGTTTTACCTTGCAAATTGGCGGGTTCACCGAGTCGGATGAAATGGATTGGTTCGAGCGAAACCGAATAGATAGAACAAGCTACATTTGGGCAATAACTATAGATGACAATGATGAGTTAGTTGGTATTACTAGCTTAGGCGAAGTGAATCATTATCAAAGCTGTAAATCGGGAATAATTATTTTCAGAACTGATTTGTGGCACCAGGGTATTGCCTCGGGTGCGCATATCCTGAGGACCGGCTTTGCTGCCTATACCCTTAACCGAGCTACTATTGCAACAGAAGTTAAGGAGCCAAATATACCGTCACGAAAAGCTCTCGAGAGGGTCGGTTACATGGTAACTGGTCGACATTTACGAACGGTGCGTGTCGATGGGGCTTTTGCGGACCGATTGGAACTGAGTTGGCTCAATCCAAATTGGATAAACGTGCTGTACCCTGAAGGATTGCCGGATGTGTATCGCGAGGGAGTTGAGAAAGCTAAATTGACATTACAAAAATACGAGGAGGCTATAAAAGCTAAGTAA
- a CDS encoding response regulator, translating into MAKVLIVEDDLNLYTLYQTEFEFSGHATINNNTGDGVNELIKKEHPDIVLLDIMLPKKDGLTILSEIKADQEIKDTPAIMLTNFGNEENVKKAIDTGAEDFILKFKSVPSEVVAKVEEIIKRKAAK; encoded by the coding sequence ATGGCTAAAGTCTTAATCGTTGAAGACGATTTAAATTTATATACCCTTTACCAAACTGAATTTGAGTTTTCCGGGCACGCTACCATTAATAATAACACTGGTGACGGTGTAAACGAGCTTATAAAGAAGGAACATCCCGACATTGTCCTCTTAGACATTATGCTTCCCAAAAAAGATGGTTTAACTATCTTATCTGAAATTAAAGCCGATCAAGAAATTAAGGACACTCCGGCGATAATGCTCACTAATTTTGGTAACGAAGAAAATGTTAAAAAAGCCATTGATACCGGAGCGGAAGATTTTATTTTAAAATTTAAATCAGTGCCGTCAGAAGTAGTTGCTAAAGTAGAAGAGATCATAAAGCGAAAGGCGGCTAAATAA
- the mgtA gene encoding magnesium-translocating P-type ATPase — MTAPKKPWLLTPKEILASLESSPEGLSEAESKKRLAEYGPNKIAAKNQRTALKIFISQFQNWLILVLVGATAISFLLGEHLDAVVILSLIIVSVLMGFYQEYRAESALKKLQKFITHHCQLMRSGHWQAINSEDLVLGDIVELHIGDKVPADLRIINCDGLSVDEGVLTGESAPVLKQVIAIKTTKETPADLTNMLFMGSFISGGNCRGIVTAIGTGTFFGQTVMALEKKAPLTDFQKETQKFSNFLFKVILLLTIFIFASNSILGKGLLSSLLFALALTVGITPELLPVITTITLSQGALKMAKLKVVVKRLMAVEDFGNIDTLCTDKTGTLTTGIFSLASFIDIKGDISLDLLMEGLLCSTRNNPTDIALWMSVDAKKLEPKVKQYQIIDVNEFDYERQRMSVVVALDDNKELITKGAPESVLKVCKLDKKQHEALKLQVKKYEESGFRVLAVAKKYFGDQTSTLKDEFDLDFSGFLLFRDPIKPSAIEALKLLQRLQVNIKIISGDSVEVVKKVAAEVGLSVDRIVSGEMLEERNPTEFEALIKDNILFARVTPKQKYDIVATLNKEGHIVGFLGDGVNDAPALKAADVGIAVNTGSEVAKEAASIILLHKDLKVLAEGIELGRKTFGNITKYIFITISANFGNMVTLAASSLFLPFIPLLPAQILLNNFLSDIPMLAIASDNVDHKYTLRPRRWNINLIRNFMIYFGIISSVFDLALIIPLIYFFKASPEVFRTAWFVESALSEMLILFVVRTRLSIFKSVPSRLITILAILSMIIATGITFLGIGRGIFSFTSLKFPIWLWIGIVLLSYFAVTEIVKHYFFNKFDSEPK, encoded by the coding sequence GTGACTGCCCCCAAAAAGCCCTGGCTGCTGACCCCCAAAGAAATATTGGCCTCTCTTGAAAGCTCGCCAGAAGGCCTGAGTGAAGCTGAAAGTAAAAAAAGGCTAGCTGAGTACGGGCCTAATAAAATCGCAGCTAAAAATCAGCGGACGGCCTTAAAGATCTTTATATCTCAATTCCAAAACTGGTTGATCTTAGTCCTCGTGGGAGCGACGGCTATCTCTTTTTTACTTGGTGAACATCTTGACGCCGTCGTTATCCTGTCTCTAATCATCGTTAGTGTTCTGATGGGCTTTTATCAAGAGTATCGAGCTGAATCGGCCCTTAAAAAACTGCAAAAATTTATTACGCATCACTGCCAATTAATGAGATCCGGTCACTGGCAAGCTATTAATAGTGAAGACTTAGTTCTTGGAGACATCGTAGAACTGCACATTGGCGATAAGGTTCCGGCTGACCTGCGGATTATTAATTGCGACGGACTGTCGGTTGACGAAGGAGTCCTCACCGGGGAATCAGCGCCAGTTTTGAAGCAAGTTATAGCGATTAAGACTACGAAAGAAACACCAGCTGACCTTACCAACATGCTTTTTATGGGGTCGTTTATTTCCGGCGGCAATTGCCGGGGAATAGTCACAGCGATCGGGACCGGCACATTCTTCGGTCAAACAGTTATGGCATTGGAAAAAAAGGCTCCTCTAACCGATTTTCAAAAGGAAACCCAAAAATTCAGTAACTTTCTTTTTAAAGTTATTTTGTTATTAACGATTTTTATCTTCGCTTCCAACTCGATCCTTGGGAAAGGCCTTTTAAGCTCTTTGCTGTTTGCTCTGGCGTTGACCGTGGGCATTACTCCGGAATTACTACCGGTAATTACGACGATTACTCTGTCTCAAGGCGCCCTAAAAATGGCCAAACTTAAAGTTGTCGTGAAACGGTTAATGGCGGTTGAAGATTTCGGTAATATTGACACGCTCTGTACCGACAAGACAGGTACACTAACAACTGGAATTTTTAGTTTAGCTAGTTTTATAGATATTAAAGGTGACATCAGTTTAGATTTATTGATGGAGGGACTGCTTTGCTCCACTAGGAATAATCCAACCGACATAGCATTGTGGATGAGCGTCGACGCTAAAAAACTGGAACCTAAAGTCAAACAATATCAAATAATTGACGTTAATGAGTTTGATTACGAACGGCAGCGGATGAGTGTGGTGGTGGCACTGGATGACAACAAAGAACTGATCACTAAAGGCGCCCCGGAAAGCGTTTTAAAAGTCTGTAAATTAGATAAAAAGCAGCACGAAGCACTTAAGCTGCAAGTTAAAAAATACGAAGAATCGGGTTTCAGGGTTCTCGCTGTCGCCAAGAAATATTTTGGTGACCAGACGTCAACCCTAAAAGATGAGTTCGATCTAGACTTTAGCGGCTTCTTGCTTTTTAGAGACCCCATTAAACCTTCCGCCATCGAAGCTCTAAAATTACTCCAAAGATTACAGGTGAACATTAAAATTATTAGCGGTGACAGTGTAGAGGTCGTTAAAAAAGTCGCTGCTGAGGTTGGTCTAAGTGTTGACAGGATCGTTTCCGGAGAAATGCTGGAGGAGCGCAATCCGACTGAATTTGAGGCGCTAATCAAAGATAACATTTTATTTGCCAGAGTGACCCCGAAGCAGAAATATGACATTGTCGCCACTCTCAATAAAGAAGGCCATATTGTGGGATTCCTCGGTGACGGGGTAAATGACGCCCCGGCATTAAAAGCCGCGGATGTTGGGATTGCGGTTAACACCGGCTCCGAAGTGGCTAAAGAAGCCGCCAGCATTATTCTGTTACATAAGGACCTAAAAGTGTTAGCGGAGGGAATTGAACTCGGGCGAAAGACGTTTGGAAACATCACTAAATACATTTTTATTACAATTAGCGCTAACTTTGGTAATATGGTAACTCTCGCCGCTTCGTCACTATTTTTACCGTTTATCCCACTTCTACCGGCCCAAATTCTACTAAATAATTTCCTAAGTGACATTCCCATGTTGGCAATCGCCAGCGACAATGTTGACCACAAATATACATTGCGACCGCGCCGTTGGAATATTAATCTAATTCGTAATTTCATGATTTATTTTGGAATTATTAGTAGTGTCTTTGACCTAGCTTTAATTATTCCATTGATTTACTTTTTTAAAGCCTCACCGGAAGTTTTCCGAACGGCCTGGTTTGTTGAATCGGCCCTATCCGAAATGCTAATTCTCTTTGTGGTCCGTACTCGACTATCTATTTTTAAGAGCGTCCCCAGTCGCCTAATTACCATCCTGGCGATCCTCTCAATGATAATCGCTACCGGTATTACTTTTTTGGGTATTGGGCGTGGCATTTTTAGCTTTACAAGTTTGAAATTTCCAATTTGGCTATGGATCGGTATTGTACTCCTAAGTTATTTTGCAGTGACCGAAATAGTTAAACATTATTTCTTTAATAAATTCGATTCTGAGCCCAAGTAA
- a CDS encoding BRO family protein, translating into MPANKIAIFEGNQIRRHWDADKELWFFSVIDVIGVLSGSSIPRRYWSDLKIKLQAEGSEVYEKIVQLKMKASDSKYYLTDVADTEVMLRIIQSIPSPKAEPFKLWLAQVGYERLEETADPELAINRALRTYLQKGYSKDWINQRLKSIEIRKALTDEWEIRGVKEGLEFAILTNEITRAWTGLTTKQYKNLKGLKKENLR; encoded by the coding sequence ATGCCCGCAAATAAAATTGCTATTTTTGAAGGAAACCAGATTCGTCGACATTGGGATGCTGATAAAGAGTTGTGGTTTTTCTCTGTAATTGACGTCATTGGAGTTTTGTCGGGCAGTTCAATTCCTCGAAGATACTGGAGTGATCTAAAGATTAAGCTACAAGCCGAGGGTAGTGAGGTGTACGAGAAAATCGTACAACTGAAAATGAAAGCTTCTGATAGCAAGTATTACCTCACAGATGTCGCAGATACAGAAGTGATGTTACGGATTATTCAAAGTATTCCTTCTCCTAAAGCCGAGCCCTTTAAGTTATGGCTAGCTCAAGTTGGCTACGAACGACTGGAAGAAACGGCCGATCCGGAATTAGCCATCAATCGAGCGCTAAGAACGTATCTTCAAAAGGGTTATAGCAAGGACTGGATAAACCAACGCTTAAAAAGCATCGAAATTCGGAAAGCTTTAACAGATGAGTGGGAAATTAGAGGAGTTAAGGAAGGTTTGGAGTTTGCGATTTTAACTAACGAAATAACGCGCGCTTGGACGGGACTCACCACCAAACAATATAAAAATCTCAAAGGTCTAAAGAAAGAGAATCTACG
- a CDS encoding phosphomannomutase/phosphoglucomutase has translation MNPFIFRKDDIRGIVGSDWSYNDALEIGKAWGTWLRKHNVKQCLLGRDNRLTSEKIAQNIASGMVETGIDVVDFGLATTPMIYWSRYRFGFGKVGSVEITGSHNPPEYNGLKPCFNDATTITGDDIQELRRTLDKRSYIVGEGSLKKADISLEYLADIKASLLKVDLKPIRKLKVVMDSGNALGGYFAAPLYRDLGHEVIEIHSRLDGTFPNHIPDPSVGFNLMELLEKVRTNKADIGISYDGDVDRLNVIDETGYVVWADGILALLSRYFLKLSKNEPILYNTQCSPGLEEDIIANGGKPVCVPTGHAIVSDYLKRYQGKLAGEYKGHIYIADHYYGFDDAIYAGARVLQLLAASDLPLSKLLGGVPFYKATGEIAIPTSDEQKFVTMKKLAEFFKDKYFVADYEGDLRIKFGADLTDTWGMIRKSDTMPKLEVYVWSKTDENLTAARDIMVEQVNKY, from the coding sequence ATGAACCCTTTTATTTTTAGAAAAGATGATATTCGCGGAATTGTTGGTAGTGATTGGTCCTACAATGACGCCTTAGAGATTGGCAAAGCTTGGGGAACCTGGCTGCGGAAACACAATGTTAAGCAGTGTCTTTTAGGTCGAGATAATCGATTAACCAGTGAAAAAATTGCTCAAAATATAGCTTCCGGTATGGTCGAAACGGGAATTGACGTTGTCGATTTTGGTTTAGCCACTACCCCAATGATTTACTGGTCGCGTTACCGATTTGGTTTTGGAAAAGTAGGAAGTGTGGAAATAACCGGCTCTCATAATCCGCCGGAGTATAACGGTTTGAAGCCTTGTTTTAACGATGCTACGACTATTACTGGTGATGATATTCAAGAATTACGTCGCACGCTTGATAAGCGTTCTTATATTGTTGGCGAGGGCAGTCTTAAAAAAGCGGATATCTCCTTGGAATATCTGGCAGACATAAAAGCCAGTTTGCTTAAAGTTGATTTAAAGCCGATTAGAAAGCTAAAGGTTGTCATGGACAGCGGGAACGCTCTTGGTGGTTACTTCGCGGCGCCGCTGTATCGAGATTTGGGACACGAAGTCATTGAAATTCACAGTCGACTGGACGGCACTTTTCCGAATCACATTCCCGATCCTTCAGTTGGTTTTAATCTTATGGAACTGCTAGAGAAAGTACGGACTAATAAGGCCGATATTGGAATTTCTTATGATGGCGATGTGGATCGCCTTAATGTAATCGATGAAACCGGTTACGTGGTGTGGGCTGACGGAATATTGGCTTTGTTGTCACGTTACTTTTTAAAATTATCTAAAAACGAGCCCATACTCTATAACACTCAATGTTCGCCGGGACTGGAAGAAGATATTATCGCGAACGGTGGTAAACCGGTCTGTGTACCAACGGGTCACGCCATTGTGTCGGACTATTTAAAGCGCTATCAAGGGAAGTTGGCCGGTGAATATAAAGGTCATATCTACATTGCTGATCATTATTACGGTTTTGATGATGCCATTTATGCCGGAGCCCGGGTACTTCAGCTTCTCGCGGCTTCAGATCTCCCTTTGTCGAAGTTGCTTGGCGGTGTTCCCTTTTACAAAGCCACCGGTGAAATCGCGATTCCCACCTCCGATGAGCAGAAATTTGTAACTATGAAAAAATTGGCCGAGTTTTTTAAAGATAAATATTTCGTGGCTGATTACGAAGGTGATTTACGGATAAAATTTGGAGCGGATTTGACCGATACCTGGGGGATGATTCGCAAAAGCGATACCATGCCAAAACTTGAGGTTTACGTATGGAGTAAAACCGATGAGAATTTAACCGCGGCTCGCGATATTATGGTAGAACAGGTTAATAAGTATTAA
- a CDS encoding ATP-binding protein: MLPVFVIAFLILLVIILFVVFLISQRKYYNLDQAVKIHSVQLNRKLYENAILAEIGDRIGYSLNVTKIAEIITGSLSNLVPFSTTSYLIIESDRLLLRTNLRESVSEAFIKEVKKRMLASLIALSVVDYTKFKVDEGTFGSLTSETNKNKIGSFFNIPLVINDKLTGIINIASTNVGLYQEADINVLYKIAAKASDAVSRLQTVIETEKGKLEMMVESLADGVMMLNNFTRLMIINPAAKTFLGITADTVDLIDVVTIIERSTPLMAQIKEVTATLKTIKVSQFLLNERFLELIISPVLDQSGLLGIAIIIRDRTSERTLERLRDDFTAMMVHELRTPLSVMYGTSDLLLKRITQLNPAKTTELLGNIKDSSHYLLDMVNDILDAAKIEAGKFKVVPISGDLRTILVDETQYFENVASQKGLTIKIDVTDNLPPVLFDKSRIIQVLNNLISNAVKFTIKGSVTLGATIIVGENMAKISVSDTGVGIDKEAQLRLFNKFEQLRNTVDPNSKGTGLGLVIAKGIVEAHGGKIWLESLEGHGTTFFFTLPLAVDQVSALKNN; the protein is encoded by the coding sequence ATGCTGCCCGTTTTCGTAATCGCCTTTTTAATACTGCTCGTTATTATATTATTCGTAGTTTTCTTAATTTCTCAAAGAAAATATTATAATTTAGATCAAGCTGTAAAAATTCACAGTGTACAATTAAATCGTAAACTTTATGAAAATGCGATTCTCGCAGAGATCGGCGATCGGATTGGCTACTCTTTAAATGTTACTAAAATCGCGGAAATTATTACCGGTTCCCTTTCCAACCTAGTTCCATTTTCGACCACTTCTTACCTAATTATCGAAAGTGACCGATTGCTACTGCGCACTAACCTGCGGGAATCAGTTTCGGAAGCCTTTATTAAGGAGGTAAAGAAACGTATGTTGGCGTCCCTTATCGCTCTATCGGTTGTTGACTACACCAAATTTAAAGTTGACGAGGGGACTTTTGGTTCTTTAACCTCCGAAACCAATAAAAACAAGATTGGCTCTTTTTTTAACATTCCGTTAGTAATAAATGACAAGTTAACCGGAATTATAAATATTGCTTCTACCAATGTTGGTTTGTACCAAGAAGCGGATATTAATGTTTTATATAAAATTGCCGCTAAAGCCTCGGATGCCGTTTCTCGCTTACAAACAGTCATTGAAACGGAGAAAGGGAAGTTGGAAATGATGGTGGAAAGTTTGGCTGATGGTGTAATGATGCTTAATAATTTCACACGTTTAATGATTATTAACCCTGCCGCCAAAACATTTTTAGGGATTACTGCCGATACCGTCGATTTAATAGATGTAGTAACGATTATAGAAAGGTCCACCCCCTTGATGGCCCAAATTAAGGAGGTTACCGCGACTTTAAAAACAATTAAGGTTTCACAATTTCTTCTGAATGAGCGTTTTTTAGAATTAATTATTTCTCCGGTTTTAGACCAATCCGGTCTTTTAGGGATTGCCATTATAATCCGTGATCGGACTTCGGAACGGACTTTAGAGCGACTGCGTGATGATTTTACGGCGATGATGGTTCATGAGTTGCGAACCCCTTTGAGTGTTATGTATGGCACCAGCGACTTACTTTTAAAAAGAATTACGCAACTGAATCCTGCTAAAACTACAGAATTACTTGGTAATATTAAAGATTCCAGCCATTATCTTTTAGACATGGTTAATGATATTTTAGATGCGGCTAAAATTGAAGCCGGTAAATTTAAAGTCGTCCCAATATCCGGGGATTTAAGAACGATATTAGTTGATGAGACTCAATATTTTGAAAATGTAGCTTCTCAAAAAGGCTTAACGATCAAAATCGACGTTACCGATAATTTACCACCGGTACTTTTTGATAAATCTAGGATTATTCAGGTCCTAAATAATCTAATAAGTAACGCCGTTAAGTTTACAATAAAAGGATCAGTTACTTTGGGGGCTACTATTATCGTTGGCGAAAATATGGCTAAAATATCGGTGAGCGATACCGGGGTGGGGATAGATAAAGAGGCACAACTAAGGCTTTTTAATAAATTCGAGCAATTACGAAACACGGTCGACCCTAATTCTAAAGGAACCGGTCTCGGGCTTGTTATAGCCAAAGGAATTGTGGAAGCTCACGGCGGTAAGATTTGGTTGGAAAGTTTGGAGGGTCACGGCACAACGTTCTTTTTTACTCTGCCTTTGGCAGTAGATCAAGTATCGGCGTTAAAAAACAACTAA